The proteins below are encoded in one region of Halichoerus grypus chromosome X, mHalGry1.hap1.1, whole genome shotgun sequence:
- the ERCC6L gene encoding DNA excision repair protein ERCC-6-like, with protein MEASRGSAEAAALSPEQAALYQRYVKEAKEATKNGDLEEAFKLFNLAKDIFPNEKVMSRIQKIQEALEELAEHGDDEFTDVCNSGLLLYRDLHNQLFEHQKEGVAFLYSLYRDGRKGGILADDMGLGKTVQIIAFLSGMFDATLVNHVLLIMPTNLISTWTKEFVKWTPGMRVKTFHGPSKDERTRNLSRIQQRNGVIITTYQMLINNWQQLSSLNGQEFVWDYVILDEAHKIKTSSTKSAICARAVPARNRILLTGTPIQNNLQELWSLFDFACQGSLLGTLKTFKMEYENPITRAREKDATPGEKALGFKISENLMAIIKPYFLRRTKEEVQKKKASTPEVRLSEKNPDVDAICEMPSLSRKNDLIIWIRLMPLQEEIYRKFVSLDHIKELLMETRSPLAELGVLKKLCDHPRLLSARACHLLNLGSVKFSVQGKNEGEDSSDGDHIDQITDDTLMEESGKMIFLIELLKRLRDEGHQTLVFSQSRQILNIIEHLLKNQHFKILRIDGTVTHLVEREKRINLFQQNREYSVFLLTTQVGGVGLTLTAATRVVIFDPSWNPATDAQAVDRVYRIGQKENVVVYRLITCGTVEEKIYRRQVFKDSLIRQTTGDKKNPFRYFTKQELRELFTIEDFQHSATQLQLQSLHAAQRRSDKILDEHIAYLHSLGIAGISDHDLMYTRDLSVKEELDVIEESHYIQQRVQKAQFLVELESQNTELLVERQRAGNEGIWLREPRFPSQTKKKCPDLNKPQPRPSPLLPTYHTQEEEISSQMASVIIDDLPEESENQDVSNIKMNVTVSQDGSHPPGSTSDADSVATLPEGCGSVDEIWTDWLGMALQKEALREGPTQGTLQENPLGDFNYLPSKALRADLGPNPEQPKDDEMLPHCNPWPISPMTSENQNTESTAFVIKIANDDLSASHSALQDAQANEAKSEEEHLASSSQYACDFNLFLEDSADNGQNLSRQSLQHVENEKSLCGSTANSQAELERDKACLSVDLSETNDEPEEVVGNVKGRRKARRIVSDGEDEDDTFKDTSSTDPLTTSPFQFLPVKQFDASTPKSDISPPGRFLSPNIPDSINKSANPRRSLASRRSLINMVLDHVEDMEERPDQSSEAEVEADDLEEGAEESGSEASESTDEPSGGTLPSENEAGRLTGPGAPALAPEAPPGDPEPLSGRQLVEYPQEEAVEAVTDYETLVSRGKELKERGQIQEALNCLVKALDIKSADPEVMLMTLSLYKQLNKT; from the coding sequence ATGATGAATTCACAGATGTGTGCAACTCTGGCCTGCTGCTTTATCGAGACCTGCACAACCAACTATTTGAGCACCAGAAGGAAGGTGTCGCTTTCCTCTATAGCCTATATAGGGATGGAAGAAAAGGTGGCATCTTGGCAGATGATATGGGATTAGGGAAGACTGTTCAAATCATCGCTTTCCTTTCTGGTATGTTTGATGCTACACTTGTGAATCATGTGCTGCTGATCATGCCGACCAATCTCATTAGCACATGGACAAAAGAATTTGTTAAGTGGACCCCAGGAATGAGAGTCAAAACCTTTCATGGTCCGAGTAAGGATGAACGTACCAGGAACCTCAGTCGGATTCAGCAAAGGAATGGCGTCATCATCACCACATACCAAATGTTAATCAATAATTGGCAGCAACTTTCAAGCTTGAACGGCCAAGAGTTTGTGTGGGACTATGTCATCCTTGATGaagcacataaaataaaaacctcatcCACTAAGTCAGCAATATGTGCTCGCGCTGTCCCTGCCAGGAATCGCATCCTCCTCACAGGAACCCCGATCCAGAATAATTTACAAGAACTGTGGTCCCTGTTTGATTTTGCTTGTCAAGGGTCCCTGCTAGGAAccttaaaaacttttaagatgGAGTATGAAAATCCTATTacgagagcaagagagaaggatGCTACCCCGGGGGAAAAAGCCTTAggatttaaaatatctgaaaacttgATGGCAATCATAAAACCCTATTTTCTCAGGAGGACTAAAGAAGAGgtacaaaagaaaaaggcaagcaCCCCAGAGGTCAGACTTAGTGAAAAGAATCCAGATGTTGATGCCATTTGTGAAATGCCTTCCCTTTCCAGgaaaaatgatttaattatttgGATACGTCTCATGCCTTTACAAGAAGAAATATACAGGAAATTCGTGTCTCTAGATCATATCAAGGAGTTGTTAATGGAGACACGCTCACCTCTGGCTGAGCTAGGTGTCTTAAAGAAGCTGTGTGATCATCCTAGGCTGCTGTCTGCACGGGCTTGTCATTTGTTAAACTTAGGGTCTGTAAAATTCTCTGTTCAaggtaaaaatgaaggggaagaTTCCTCAGATGGGGACCATATTGATCAGATCACTGATGATACACTGATGGAAGAATCTGGAAAAATGATATTTCTGATAGAGCTGCTAAAGAGACTGCGAGATGAAGGGCATCAAACTCTGGTGTTTTCCCAGTCAAGACAAATTCTAAACATCATCGAACACCTCCTAAAGAATCAGCACTTTAAGATACTGCGAATTGATGGAACAGTTACTCATCTTGTGGAAcgagaaaaaagaattaacttaTTCCAGCAAAATAGAGAGTACTCTGTTTTTCTGCTTACCACTCAAGTAGGTGGTGTTGGCTTAACATTGACTGCAGCCACTAGAGTGGTCATTTTTGACCCTAGCTGGAATCCTGCGACTGATGCTCAAGCCGTGGATAGAGTTTACCGAATTGGCCAGAAGGAAAATGTTGTAGTTTATAGGCTGATTACTTGTGGGACtgtagaggaaaaaatatacagaagacAGGTTTTCAAGGACTCACTAATAAGACAAACTACGGGTGATAAGAAGAACCCTTTCCGATATTTTACGAAACAAGAATTAAGAGAGCTCTTTACAATTGAGGATTTTCAGCACTCTGCAACCCAGCTGCAGCTTCAGTCTTTGCATGCTGCCCAGAGGAGATCTGATAAAATACTAGATGAACATATTGCCTACCTGCACTCTTTGGGGATAGCTGGAATCTCAGACCATGACTTGATGTACACACGTGATCTCTCTGTGAAAGAAGAGCTCGATGTGATCGAAGAATCCCACTATATTCAACAGAGGGTTCAGAAAGCTCAATTCCTTGTTGAATTAGAGTCTCAAAATACAGAGCTCTTAGTGGAAAGACAAAGAGCTGGAAATGAGGGGATCTGGCTGAGAGAACCCCGCTTTCCTTCTCAAACGAAGAAGAAATGCCCTGACCTGAATAAACCACAGCCTCGGCCCTCCCCACTTCTACCTACTTATCATACCCAGGAAGAAGAAATCAGTTCCCAAATGGCGAGTGTAATCATTGATGATCTGCCCGAAGAGAGTGAGAATCAAGATGTCTCCAATATAAAGATGAATGTTACCGTCTCACAAGACGGTAGTCACCCACCCGGAAGTACATCTGATGCCGATTCTGTAGCTACTTTACCTGAGGGGTGTGGGAGTGTAGATGAAATCTGGACCGACTGGTTGGGAATGGCCCTACAAAAAGAGGCATTGCGAGAGGGGCCCACGCAGGGGACACTGCAAGAGAACCCTCTGGGAGATTTTAACTATTTGCCTAGCAAAGCACTCAGAGCTGATCTTGGGCCGAATCCAGAGCAACCAAAGGATGATGAGATGTTACCTCACTGCAATCCCTGGCCCATTAGTCCCATGACCAGtgaaaatcaaaatacagaatcGACTgcatttgtaattaaaatagcCAATGACGACTTGTCAGCATCCCACAGTGCACTGCAGGATGCTCAAGCAAATGAGGCCAAGTCGGAGGAGGAACATTTAGCCTCCTCATCACAGTATGCCTGTGATTTCAATCTTTTCTTGGAAGACTCTGCAGACAATGGACAAAATCTTTCCAGGCAGTCTTTGCAGCACGTTGAGAATGAAAAGAGCTTGTGTGGTTCTACAGCTAATTCTCAGGCAGAGCTTGAGCGTGACAAGGCATGTCTCAGTGTGGATCTTTCGGAGACCAACGACGAGCCAGAAGAAGTAGTCGGGAATGtgaaaggcagaaggaaagccAGAAGGATCGTTTCAGATGGTGAAGATGAAGACGATACTTTTAAAGATACTTCAAGCACAGATCCGCTCACCACCTCTCCCTTTCAGTTCTTACCTGTGAAACAGTTTGATGCTTCAACTCCCAAAAGTGACATCAGTCCGCCGGGAAGGTTCTTGTCACCGAACATCCCTGATAGTATAAATAAGTCCGCCAACCCTAGAAGATCCCTGGCTTCTAGGAGGTCTCTCATCAACATGGTTTTAGACCACGTGGAGGATATGGAGGAAAgacctgaccagagcagtgaagCAGAGGTTGAGGCAGATGAtctggaggaaggagcagaggagagcGGTAGTGAAGCCTCAGAGAGCACAGATGAGCCTTCTGGCGGAACGCTGCCTTCAGAAAATGAGGCCGGCCGGTTAACTGGGCCTGGGGCTCCGGCTCTGGCTCCGGAGGCCCCTCCTGGGGACCCTGAGCCTTTGTCTGGCAGACAGTTGGTTGAGTATCCCCAGGAAGAGGCAGTGGAGGCTGTGACCGACTATGAGACTCTTGTAAGTCGTGGGAAGGAACTGAAAGAGCGTGGGCAAATACAGGAGGCCTTAAACTGCTTAGTGAAAGCGCTTGACATAAAGAGCGCCGACCCTGAAGTCATGCTCATGACTTTAAGTTTGTATAAGCAGCTTAATAAAACTTGA